The Niallia alba genome includes a window with the following:
- a CDS encoding nucleotidyltransferase-like protein, translating to MEDILRPIYQERASQTNTLGVLIIDKKQNEMTVTDTFDTVMLIIVKEAEQPVFIKHYTYAEKKAALHIVTEKQLRSWILLGNNKRIFEWIYNGRVVFDRNEFIYELKNELKEFPINERKQKMALEFAKLIKRYMDGKAFFENKHYLDAYNDIVHSLHHLARLAVIENGFHPEVTVWSQVKQMEPEIYKLYVELVNSDEPIEKRLELLFLASEFLIHSRMRTSTSYILDILKEKEAWTFNELLEKEALLIFSVDLGMLIEYLIDKHLIEVVNISTKSPGVYHRCYRVLEKK from the coding sequence ATGGAAGATATTCTTCGTCCTATATATCAAGAAAGAGCTAGCCAGACAAATACATTGGGCGTATTAATCATTGATAAAAAACAAAATGAAATGACCGTGACAGATACTTTTGATACAGTGATGCTTATTATTGTGAAAGAAGCAGAGCAACCTGTTTTTATAAAGCACTATACATATGCGGAAAAGAAAGCAGCATTACATATTGTCACAGAAAAACAATTAAGAAGCTGGATCTTATTAGGAAATAATAAAAGAATCTTTGAATGGATATACAATGGGAGAGTTGTTTTTGATCGTAATGAATTTATTTATGAACTCAAAAATGAATTAAAAGAATTTCCCATCAATGAAAGAAAACAAAAAATGGCGCTAGAATTCGCGAAGCTTATTAAACGATATATGGATGGGAAAGCGTTCTTTGAAAATAAACATTATTTGGACGCGTATAACGATATTGTTCATTCCTTACACCATTTAGCTCGTTTAGCTGTTATTGAAAATGGATTCCATCCAGAAGTAACGGTATGGAGCCAAGTAAAACAAATGGAGCCAGAAATCTATAAATTATATGTAGAGTTAGTTAATAGTGATGAGCCGATTGAAAAAAGGCTCGAGCTTTTATTCTTAGCAAGTGAATTTTTAATTCATTCGAGAATGAGAACAAGCACAAGCTATATTCTCGATATATTAAAAGAGAAGGAAGCTTGGACATTTAATGAGCTTTTAGAAAAAGAAGCGTTACTTATCTTTTCGGTTGATTTAGGAATGCTAATAGAATATTTGATTGATAAACATCTAATAGAAGTAGTGAATATCTCAACGAAAAGCCCAGGGGTTTATCACCGATGTTATCGAGTTTTAGAAAAAAAATAA